A section of the Prochlorococcus marinus XMU1402 genome encodes:
- a CDS encoding UvrD-helicase domain-containing protein: MSQTNNFLFKSLNNEQLQAVKHVYGPLLVVAGAGSGKTKALTHRIANLIENNSIDPYNILAVTFTNKAAKEMKARLEVLLAQELAFNQFGQPWTTLKEIDQNQLRTNVHQERLQDLWIGTFHSLFSRLLRYDIEKYTDPEGLKWTRQFSIYDETDSQTLVKEIISQDMNLDPKRYDPKKIKRLISNAKNQCLNSNDLLAKADNNFDKTVAEAYKRYRISLSKNNSLDFDDLLLLPVFLLRQNDIVRDYWHKRFKHILVDEYQDTNRTQYELIKLITAGNTEPKKFFSWEDRSIFVVGDADQSIYSFRAADFRILIGFQEDFKNSLYDNTKSSLIKLEENYRSSSNILDAANSLIENNSERIDKVLKATKEKGELLKLLSCDDEISEAEAITNKIKLLNNNNQKPIWKNFAILYRTRAQSRVLEESLVRWRIPYTIFGGLRFYDRREIKDAIAYLKVLVNSSDNVSLLRIINVPRRGIGKTTIQKLNELSNRLNIPLWEVLNDKQSLEETIGRSSKGINKFTKVMNDLLCYLENSGPAQLLQLILEKSGYLSDLLSSGTEESEDRRNNLQELINAATQYEEETESGDVEGFLSTAALTTDNDTQKNNPNSVTLMTLHNSKGLEFQNVFITGLEQGLFPSHRSIDTPSLLEEERRLCYVGITRAKERVFLSHARERRLWGGMREATIPSIFLSEIPEDLMDGELPQTGGASIRRDWHLDRLTRVDRNNPNEFVNKPINAVRKLYSGPSKGKSWIVGDKLIHSKFGKGEIIHIFGSGEKISLAVKFGDKGSKILDPRLAPIRYVS, encoded by the coding sequence GTGTCTCAAACCAACAATTTCCTTTTTAAGTCCTTAAACAATGAGCAACTTCAAGCTGTAAAACATGTCTATGGGCCACTATTAGTTGTAGCAGGCGCAGGAAGCGGAAAAACTAAGGCTCTTACGCACAGAATTGCAAATCTTATTGAAAATAACTCTATAGATCCCTATAACATTCTCGCAGTAACTTTTACTAACAAAGCTGCTAAAGAAATGAAAGCAAGATTAGAGGTTCTTCTAGCCCAAGAATTAGCTTTTAATCAATTTGGTCAGCCTTGGACAACTCTCAAAGAAATTGATCAAAATCAATTAAGAACAAACGTTCACCAAGAGAGGCTTCAAGACCTTTGGATCGGTACTTTCCATTCTTTATTTTCAAGACTTCTGAGATACGATATTGAAAAATATACTGATCCAGAAGGCCTAAAATGGACAAGACAATTTTCAATTTACGACGAAACAGATTCTCAAACATTAGTAAAAGAAATTATCAGTCAAGATATGAATCTTGACCCTAAAAGATATGATCCTAAAAAGATTAAAAGATTAATAAGTAATGCTAAAAATCAATGCTTAAATTCGAATGATCTTTTAGCAAAAGCAGATAATAATTTTGATAAAACAGTTGCAGAAGCCTATAAGAGATATAGGATTTCTCTTTCAAAAAATAATTCTTTAGACTTTGATGATCTTCTACTTTTGCCTGTTTTCTTATTGAGGCAAAATGACATAGTCAGAGATTACTGGCACAAAAGATTCAAACATATTTTAGTTGACGAATATCAAGATACAAATAGAACACAATATGAACTTATAAAATTAATAACTGCTGGAAATACTGAACCAAAAAAATTCTTTAGTTGGGAAGATAGGTCAATTTTTGTAGTAGGAGATGCTGATCAAAGCATTTATAGTTTCAGAGCAGCTGACTTTAGGATTCTAATTGGTTTTCAAGAGGATTTTAAAAATTCACTTTATGACAATACTAAATCATCTCTAATTAAATTAGAAGAAAATTATAGGTCATCATCTAATATCCTTGATGCTGCAAACTCACTAATTGAAAACAACTCTGAAAGAATTGACAAAGTTTTAAAGGCTACTAAAGAAAAGGGGGAGCTTTTGAAGTTACTCAGCTGTGATGATGAAATTTCCGAGGCAGAAGCAATTACCAATAAAATTAAATTGCTAAACAATAATAATCAGAAACCAATTTGGAAAAATTTTGCAATTTTATATCGAACTAGAGCTCAGTCAAGAGTATTAGAAGAATCTCTTGTAAGGTGGCGCATTCCTTATACAATTTTCGGAGGATTGCGTTTTTATGATAGAAGGGAAATTAAAGATGCAATAGCATATCTGAAAGTTCTAGTTAATTCTTCAGATAACGTTAGTCTTTTACGTATCATAAATGTTCCTAGAAGAGGGATTGGTAAGACTACTATTCAAAAACTTAATGAACTATCTAACAGGTTAAATATTCCATTATGGGAGGTTCTTAATGATAAGCAAAGTCTTGAAGAAACAATAGGTCGATCATCAAAAGGAATTAATAAATTTACTAAAGTTATGAATGATCTACTGTGTTACCTAGAAAATTCAGGCCCTGCTCAACTACTACAATTAATATTAGAAAAAAGTGGTTATTTAAGTGACTTGCTATCAAGTGGGACTGAAGAATCTGAAGATAGAAGAAATAACTTACAAGAACTAATTAATGCCGCCACTCAATATGAAGAAGAGACAGAAAGTGGGGATGTAGAGGGATTTCTTTCTACAGCAGCCTTAACAACTGATAATGATACGCAGAAAAATAATCCCAACTCTGTAACTCTTATGACTCTGCACAATAGTAAAGGTTTAGAATTTCAAAATGTTTTTATTACTGGGCTAGAACAAGGTCTCTTCCCTAGCCATAGATCAATAGATACTCCCTCACTTCTTGAAGAGGAAAGAAGATTATGTTACGTAGGAATTACAAGAGCTAAAGAAAGAGTTTTCTTAAGTCATGCCAGAGAAAGAAGATTATGGGGTGGAATGCGTGAAGCAACAATTCCTTCAATATTTCTCTCAGAAATACCTGAAGATTTAATGGATGGCGAATTACCACAAACTGGTGGTGCTTCAATTAGAAGAGATTGGCATCTTGATCGTTTAACAAGAGTTGATCGAAACAATCCAAATGAATTTGTTAACAAACCAATAAATGCAGTAAGGAAATTATATTCAGGGCCTAGTAAAGGGAAAAGCTGGATTGTTGGAGATAAGCTAATTCACTCAAAATTTGGGAAAGGCGAAATCATACATATATTTGGGAGTGGGGAAAAAATATCTTTAGCAGTAAAATTTGGTGATAAAGGAAGTAAAATTCTAGATCCCAGATTAGCGCCAATTCGTTATGTAAGTTAA
- a CDS encoding R-phycoerythrin subunit beta: MSVLKNNQLFSADKKLNDLSNIKEFINSANSRLDAISSITNNSHAIAADAVTAMICENQDSVNSKISLNTTNKMSVCLRDGEIILRIVAYLLISNDESVLEKNCLKDLKNTYLALGVPLRNARRVFELMRDATISDLNSTVNNMQGNKGFLPDLISETEFQFERIINLLN; encoded by the coding sequence ATGTCAGTTTTAAAGAATAACCAACTATTTTCCGCTGATAAGAAATTAAATGATTTAAGCAATATAAAAGAATTTATTAATAGTGCAAACTCAAGACTAGATGCAATAAGCTCAATTACCAATAATTCACATGCAATTGCAGCAGACGCTGTAACAGCAATGATTTGCGAAAATCAAGATTCAGTTAATTCAAAAATATCTTTAAACACAACTAATAAGATGTCCGTTTGTTTAAGAGATGGAGAAATAATCCTAAGGATTGTTGCTTATCTTTTAATTTCTAATGACGAATCCGTTTTAGAAAAAAATTGTTTGAAGGATCTTAAAAATACTTATCTTGCCCTTGGGGTACCTTTAAGAAATGCAAGAAGGGTTTTTGAATTAATGCGAGATGCAACCATCTCTGATCTAAATTCTACAGTTAATAATATGCAGGGAAACAAAGGCTTCCTTCCTGATTTAATTTCTGAAACAGAGTTTCAATTTGAAAGGATAATTAATCTTTTAAACTAG
- a CDS encoding phycobiliprotein lyase, with protein sequence MTKNLTTINQFIDKSIGEWKSIRSTHTLAFQEFENSTSKIYIKHINTKNKKVTDIFKNYKLILNLKSIAISIKWQSTSDWEDDDISEGDETILIFLPNDENSGIVLRNKGYTESFISSSNYFVDEQNNLHIKTFYKSTVSEERISFLSTHIRSRFSTIRNLENDSVIQTSHTSEIRNLSSLKD encoded by the coding sequence TTGACGAAGAATCTAACAACAATTAATCAATTTATAGATAAAAGTATAGGAGAGTGGAAATCCATAAGAAGCACTCATACTTTAGCTTTTCAAGAATTTGAAAACTCAACTAGTAAGATTTACATAAAACATATCAACACTAAAAATAAAAAAGTTACTGATATTTTTAAAAATTACAAATTAATTTTAAACCTAAAGAGCATAGCTATTTCTATAAAATGGCAATCTACTAGTGATTGGGAAGACGATGATATAAGTGAGGGAGATGAAACAATTTTGATATTTTTACCCAACGATGAAAATTCAGGAATTGTTTTACGAAATAAAGGTTATACTGAATCTTTTATTTCATCATCCAATTATTTCGTTGATGAACAAAATAATTTGCACATTAAAACTTTTTACAAATCAACAGTTTCTGAAGAAAGAATTTCATTTTTGTCCACTCACATAAGATCTAGATTCTCTACTATTAGAAATCTAGAAAATGACTCAGTAATACAGACTTCCCACACTTCTGAAATAAGAAATTTATCTAGTTTAAAAGATTAA
- a CDS encoding TVP38/TMEM64 family protein encodes MNKIQKFLSVVFFIAIFVVLIYLIQNYGIEPLRNKIESMGIWAPFGIFILRGVSIILPALPSSAYSLLAGSLLGFQKGYVTIIFSDIVFCQAAFFIARNYGRVPVRNLVGPKAMKKIESFNQNQLEENFFLMTGLLMTGLFDFLSYAIGIGGTRWKIFTPALIISLLISDSILVAVGAGVSQGAGLFLGIALLGMFALATLSGLAKNKMTK; translated from the coding sequence ATGAATAAAATACAGAAATTTCTCTCAGTAGTTTTTTTTATTGCAATATTTGTTGTATTGATTTATTTAATCCAAAATTATGGGATTGAACCTCTAAGGAACAAAATAGAAAGTATGGGGATTTGGGCTCCTTTTGGAATATTCATACTTAGAGGAGTAAGTATTATTTTACCTGCTCTTCCAAGTTCTGCTTATTCTCTGCTAGCAGGATCATTACTAGGATTTCAAAAAGGTTATGTGACAATAATCTTTTCAGATATCGTTTTTTGTCAAGCTGCTTTCTTTATTGCAAGAAATTACGGTCGGGTTCCTGTACGTAATTTAGTAGGACCGAAAGCAATGAAAAAGATTGAAAGTTTTAATCAGAACCAACTAGAAGAAAATTTCTTTCTTATGACTGGTTTACTAATGACTGGCCTTTTTGATTTTCTAAGCTATGCAATTGGTATTGGAGGAACTCGATGGAAAATATTTACTCCAGCATTAATAATAAGTCTTCTAATTAGTGACTCTATACTTGTAGCAGTGGGAGCTGGAGTTAGCCAAGGAGCAGGATTATTTCTAGGAATTGCTCTTTTGGGAATGTTTGCTTTAGCGACTCTTTCAGGATTAGCAAAAAATAAAATGACTAAATAA
- a CDS encoding FGGY-family carbohydrate kinase encodes MPNNFFGGLDFGTSGVRISVVNFDKELIYSNSVSYEYSFKDPNSWINSCEKLLDNIPIEVKSNLSKLAISGTSGTLTALDFEGQPMGKAIPYYQACNEQKVLLESLTFEEDHLRSPYSSLAKALKLIDKYGTNILLRHQSDWITGWFLKDWTHGEEGNNLKLGWDLKKESWPKSYLNTSWEKCLPQIVKSGKILGKVNFNLAERFNLNKKLILISGTTDSNASVIAAGLGKEDGLTVLGTTIVVKKIIDNPIKKQGITNHRVNGDWICGGASNAGCGILSQFFSDVELKELSRQINPSKNTSINLLPLNSKGERFPINNSNLEPILGPRPISDSLYLHALFEGLARIELKGWEKLGELTGSLPKKIITIGGGSKNPQWRKIREKIINIPIVSCKKTTSFGTALLAVNSK; translated from the coding sequence ATGCCTAATAATTTTTTTGGAGGGTTAGATTTTGGAACCAGTGGTGTAAGGATATCTGTAGTTAATTTTGATAAGGAATTAATATATTCGAATTCAGTTTCATATGAATACAGCTTTAAAGATCCAAATTCTTGGATCAATTCTTGTGAAAAACTCTTAGATAATATACCTATTGAGGTTAAAAGCAACCTAAGTAAATTGGCTATATCTGGTACCTCAGGAACTTTGACAGCATTAGATTTCGAAGGGCAGCCGATGGGAAAAGCGATACCATATTACCAAGCATGTAATGAACAAAAGGTCCTTCTTGAATCTTTAACTTTTGAAGAAGATCATTTACGAAGTCCATATAGTAGTCTTGCTAAAGCATTAAAACTAATAGATAAATATGGGACAAATATACTTTTACGACATCAATCTGATTGGATCACTGGTTGGTTTTTAAAAGATTGGACTCATGGAGAAGAAGGTAATAATTTAAAACTTGGTTGGGATCTAAAAAAAGAATCATGGCCAAAAAGCTATCTCAATACTTCATGGGAAAAATGCCTACCTCAAATAGTAAAAAGTGGGAAAATTTTGGGAAAAGTGAATTTTAATTTAGCAGAAAGATTTAACTTGAATAAGAAATTAATATTAATCTCAGGAACCACTGATTCTAATGCAAGTGTAATAGCTGCAGGTTTAGGTAAAGAAGATGGTCTTACAGTTTTAGGAACAACTATTGTAGTTAAGAAAATTATTGATAACCCTATAAAAAAACAAGGAATTACAAACCATAGAGTAAACGGCGATTGGATATGTGGAGGAGCATCAAACGCAGGATGCGGTATCTTGTCTCAGTTCTTCTCTGATGTAGAATTAAAAGAGCTCAGTCGACAAATAAATCCATCGAAAAACACTTCTATAAATCTTTTACCTCTTAATAGTAAGGGAGAGAGATTTCCTATCAATAATTCTAATTTAGAGCCGATACTTGGTCCAAGGCCAATAAGCGACTCACTTTATTTACATGCATTATTTGAGGGGCTAGCTAGGATCGAATTGAAAGGATGGGAAAAGCTAGGCGAACTAACAGGTTCTCTTCCAAAGAAAATTATTACTATTGGAGGAGGTTCAAAAAACCCTCAGTGGAGAAAAATAAGAGAAAAAATTATCAATATACCAATAGTTTCATGTAAAAAAACTACTTCATTTGGTACTGCTTTGTTAGCGGTTAACTCAAAATAG
- the metK gene encoding methionine adenosyltransferase — protein MSDFIFTSESVTEGHPDKICDQISDAVLDALLTEDPDSRVACETVVNTGLCLLTGEITSKAKVDYIKLVRNVIKEIGYEGYKAGGFDANSCAVLVALDEQSPDISQGVNEADDVNDDLENNTGAGDQGIMFGYACDETPELMPLPISLAHRLAIQLAKVRHENVINYLLPDGKTQVSIDYEKGVPVSINTILISTQHNPEIDGIKNEEEIRQRIKEDLWRNVVIPATEDLKIKPNIHKTKFLVNPTGKFVVGGPQGDAGLTGRKIIVDTYGGYARHGGGAFSGKDPTKVDRSAAYAARYVAKSIVKAKLAKKAEVQLSYAIGVAKPISILVETFDTGIISQANLTDLINKHFDLRPAAIIKEFNLRNLPRKMGGKFFRKTASYGHFGRRDLELPWENVEKKAAQLAEASKEFL, from the coding sequence ATGAGTGATTTCATCTTCACCTCTGAATCTGTAACTGAAGGCCATCCTGACAAAATATGCGATCAAATAAGTGACGCTGTTCTTGATGCTTTATTGACGGAAGATCCAGATAGCAGAGTTGCATGTGAGACTGTAGTAAATACAGGTCTTTGCTTACTTACTGGAGAAATCACTTCAAAAGCAAAGGTTGACTACATAAAACTTGTTAGAAATGTTATTAAAGAAATTGGATATGAAGGCTATAAAGCAGGTGGCTTTGACGCAAATAGTTGTGCTGTTTTAGTAGCTCTTGATGAGCAATCACCAGATATTTCACAAGGGGTTAACGAAGCAGATGATGTTAACGATGATTTGGAAAACAACACTGGAGCTGGAGACCAAGGAATAATGTTTGGTTATGCATGTGATGAAACGCCAGAATTGATGCCCCTACCGATTAGCTTGGCACACAGATTAGCTATTCAACTTGCCAAAGTAAGGCATGAAAACGTTATTAACTATTTACTCCCTGATGGCAAAACTCAAGTAAGCATAGATTACGAAAAAGGAGTCCCTGTCTCAATTAATACCATCTTAATTTCAACACAACATAATCCTGAAATTGATGGAATTAAGAATGAAGAAGAAATTCGTCAAAGAATAAAAGAAGATTTATGGAGGAATGTTGTAATTCCAGCAACTGAAGATTTAAAAATAAAACCAAACATTCATAAAACAAAATTCCTAGTAAACCCAACCGGAAAATTTGTCGTCGGAGGACCTCAGGGAGATGCCGGGCTCACAGGCAGAAAAATCATTGTTGATACTTACGGTGGGTATGCAAGGCATGGAGGTGGTGCATTCTCGGGGAAAGACCCCACGAAAGTTGATAGATCAGCCGCTTATGCAGCGCGTTATGTAGCAAAAAGTATAGTTAAGGCAAAATTAGCAAAAAAGGCTGAAGTACAATTAAGTTACGCCATTGGAGTCGCAAAACCAATTTCCATACTAGTTGAAACTTTTGATACTGGTATTATTTCTCAAGCTAATTTGACTGACCTTATTAATAAGCACTTTGATTTGCGACCTGCAGCAATAATAAAAGAATTCAACTTAAGAAATCTACCCCGAAAAATGGGTGGGAAGTTTTTTAGAAAGACAGCCTCTTACGGACATTTTGGCAGAAGAGATCTTGAGCTTCCTTGGGAAAATGTAGAAAAAAAAGCAGCCCAATTGGCGGAGGCATCGAAAGAATTTTTGTAA
- a CDS encoding S1 RNA-binding domain-containing protein — protein MNENSSKTIKELSEDKEIKNSSELDKDSVSPNEEDIPSADSSSSRTNADFDNAGFTQEEFASLLGKYDYNFKPGDLVNGTVFALETKGAMIDIGAKTAAFMPVQEVSINRVEGLNDVLQPSERREFFIMSEENEDGQLALSIRRIEYQRAWERVRQLQKEDATIFSEVFATNRGGALVRVEGLRGFIPGSHISARKIKDDLEGEYLPLKFLEVDEERNRLVLSHRRALVEKKMNRLEVGEVVVGSVKGIKPYGAFIDIGGVSGLLHISEISHEHIETPHNVLNVSDQMKVMIIDLDSERGRISLSTKALEPEPGDMLTDPQKVFSKAEEMAAKYKQMLFEQTDDNEELAMASTETE, from the coding sequence ATGAACGAAAATTCTTCCAAAACTATTAAAGAACTTTCTGAAGATAAAGAAATTAAAAATTCATCTGAATTAGATAAAGATTCAGTATCCCCAAATGAGGAAGATATTCCTTCGGCAGATTCTTCCTCTAGCCGAACAAATGCAGATTTTGATAATGCTGGATTCACACAAGAAGAATTTGCATCACTTTTGGGCAAATATGATTATAACTTTAAACCTGGCGATCTAGTAAATGGTACTGTTTTTGCTTTAGAAACCAAAGGAGCCATGATAGATATAGGGGCAAAAACAGCTGCTTTTATGCCTGTTCAGGAGGTTTCAATAAATAGAGTTGAAGGATTGAATGATGTATTACAACCTTCAGAAAGAAGAGAATTTTTCATAATGAGTGAAGAAAATGAAGATGGTCAATTGGCCCTCTCCATTAGAAGAATCGAGTATCAAAGAGCATGGGAGAGGGTTAGGCAACTGCAAAAAGAAGATGCCACTATTTTTTCTGAAGTTTTTGCAACAAATAGAGGAGGTGCTCTTGTAAGAGTTGAGGGGCTGAGAGGTTTTATCCCAGGCTCTCATATAAGTGCGAGGAAAATCAAAGATGACTTAGAGGGTGAATATCTACCTTTAAAATTTCTTGAAGTTGATGAAGAAAGAAACAGATTAGTACTAAGTCATAGAAGAGCTTTGGTTGAGAAAAAAATGAACAGACTTGAAGTGGGTGAGGTTGTTGTAGGTTCTGTTAAAGGTATTAAACCTTATGGAGCCTTTATAGATATTGGAGGCGTTAGTGGTCTTTTGCACATTTCTGAGATCAGTCATGAGCATATCGAGACACCTCATAATGTTTTAAATGTTAGTGATCAAATGAAAGTGATGATAATTGATCTTGATTCCGAAAGAGGAAGAATTTCATTATCTACAAAAGCACTTGAACCTGAACCAGGAGATATGCTAACTGATCCTCAAAAAGTTTTTAGTAAAGCTGAGGAAATGGCTGCAAAATACAAACAAATGTTGTTTGAACAAACTGATGATAATGAAGAACTAGCTATGGCCTCAACCGAAACAGAATAG
- the nrdR gene encoding transcriptional regulator NrdR, whose translation MQCPTCQNTDSRVLESRSADSGKSVRRRRECLNCSFRFTTYERVETMPVSVIKKDGSTELFDKQKLFTGISRACEKTNFSSEAIINFVDSIESQILQDNNKDIKSSKIGELILKCLRKENEVAYIRYASVYRKFNGVKDFISTLESLKGSSKNQLASIL comes from the coding sequence ATGCAGTGTCCAACCTGTCAAAACACGGATAGTAGAGTTTTGGAATCAAGATCTGCTGATAGTGGTAAAAGTGTTCGAAGAAGAAGGGAGTGCTTAAATTGCAGCTTTAGATTTACAACTTATGAAAGAGTTGAAACAATGCCAGTTTCAGTTATTAAAAAAGATGGGAGCACAGAACTATTTGATAAACAAAAATTATTTACTGGCATATCAAGAGCATGCGAAAAGACCAACTTCAGTAGCGAAGCAATTATTAATTTTGTAGATAGTATTGAATCACAAATTCTTCAAGACAATAACAAAGATATCAAGTCTTCAAAAATTGGAGAATTAATACTTAAATGTCTTAGGAAAGAAAACGAAGTGGCCTATATAAGATATGCTTCAGTTTACAGAAAATTTAATGGGGTAAAAGATTTTATTTCTACTCTTGAATCTCTAAAGGGAAGTTCAAAAAACCAATTAGCTTCAATTTTATAA
- a CDS encoding photosystem II reaction center protein T: MEAFAYVLILTLAVVTLFFAVAFRDPPKFDRK; the protein is encoded by the coding sequence ATGGAAGCTTTTGCCTACGTCCTTATTCTAACTCTCGCAGTTGTTACATTATTCTTTGCTGTCGCATTTAGAGATCCCCCTAAATTTGATAGAAAATGA
- the psbB gene encoding photosystem II chlorophyll-binding protein CP47: MGLPWYRVHTVVINDPGRLLAVHLMHTALLAGWAGSMALYELAIFDPSDAVLNPMWRQGMYVMPFMARLGITSSWNGWDITGATGVDPGFWSFEGVAAAHIVFSGLLMLASIWHWTYWDLDLWEDSRTGEPALDLPRIFGIHLLLAGLTCFGFGAFHCANVGIWVSDPYGLTGHVEPVAPSWGVEGFNPFNPGGIVANHIAAGLMGIIGGIFHITNRPGERLYRALKLGSLEGVLASALAAVLFVSFVVSGTMWYGSATTPVELFGPTRYQWDSGYFKTEINRRVQAAIDNGATKEEAYASIPEKLAFYDYVGNSPAKGGLFRVGALVNGDGLPTGWQGHIAFQDKDGNELEVRRIPNFFENFPVILEDKEGNVRADIPFRRAEAKYSFEQTGITATIYGGDLNGQTFTDPAVVKRLARKAQLGEAFKFDRETYKSDGVFRSSPRAWFTYAHLCFGLLFLFGHWWHASRTLYRNSFAGIDAEIGDQVEFGLFKKLGDETTRRIPGRV; this comes from the coding sequence ATGGGATTGCCTTGGTATCGAGTTCACACAGTAGTTATTAATGACCCAGGTCGACTACTTGCTGTGCATCTTATGCATACTGCATTATTAGCCGGCTGGGCCGGTTCTATGGCTCTTTATGAATTAGCCATTTTTGATCCTTCTGATGCTGTTCTCAATCCTATGTGGAGACAGGGAATGTACGTAATGCCATTTATGGCAAGACTTGGCATCACAAGTAGTTGGAACGGATGGGATATCACAGGTGCTACAGGGGTTGACCCTGGATTCTGGAGCTTCGAAGGAGTCGCAGCTGCACACATTGTCTTTAGTGGGCTATTAATGTTGGCCTCTATTTGGCATTGGACATACTGGGATTTAGATTTATGGGAAGATTCAAGAACAGGAGAGCCTGCTCTTGATCTACCAAGAATTTTTGGAATTCATCTTCTTCTAGCTGGACTTACCTGTTTTGGGTTTGGAGCATTTCATTGTGCAAATGTAGGAATTTGGGTTTCTGACCCTTATGGTTTAACCGGTCATGTTGAGCCTGTAGCCCCTTCCTGGGGAGTAGAAGGTTTTAATCCTTTCAACCCAGGAGGAATAGTAGCAAATCATATTGCAGCTGGGCTTATGGGTATCATCGGAGGTATCTTCCACATTACCAATAGACCTGGAGAAAGGCTTTATAGAGCCTTAAAACTTGGAAGTCTTGAAGGAGTTCTAGCCAGTGCTTTAGCAGCTGTATTATTTGTTTCTTTTGTTGTCTCAGGCACAATGTGGTACGGTTCAGCTACTACTCCAGTCGAATTATTTGGTCCTACTAGATATCAATGGGACTCAGGTTATTTTAAGACTGAAATTAATAGAAGGGTTCAAGCTGCTATTGATAATGGTGCCACCAAAGAAGAGGCATATGCATCGATACCAGAGAAATTAGCCTTCTATGATTATGTTGGGAATAGTCCTGCTAAAGGAGGATTGTTCAGGGTTGGAGCTCTTGTTAATGGTGATGGTCTACCAACTGGTTGGCAGGGTCACATTGCTTTTCAAGATAAGGATGGTAACGAATTAGAAGTTAGAAGAATACCTAATTTCTTTGAAAACTTTCCAGTGATACTAGAAGATAAAGAAGGCAATGTAAGAGCCGATATTCCATTTAGAAGAGCAGAAGCAAAGTATTCATTCGAACAAACTGGTATTACTGCGACTATTTATGGTGGAGATCTAAATGGACAAACATTTACTGATCCTGCAGTAGTTAAAAGATTAGCTAGAAAAGCTCAACTTGGAGAAGCATTCAAGTTCGATAGAGAAACCTACAAATCTGACGGTGTATTCCGAAGCTCTCCTAGAGCCTGGTTTACATATGCGCATCTATGTTTCGGATTGCTATTCTTGTTTGGCCACTGGTGGCATGCTTCAAGAACTCTTTACAGAAATTCCTTTGCTGGTATTGATGCTGAGATAGGTGACCAAGTTGAATTTGGTTTATTCAAGAAGCTTGGTGACGAAACCACAAGAAGAATCCCAGGAAGGGTTTAA
- a CDS encoding 2Fe-2S iron-sulfur cluster-binding protein, giving the protein MATIRFIREDLEVQCNPGENLRELVMKENLQLYGLKGILGNCGGAGQCSTCFISVEGGSKNSLSPLTSVEEEKLKNRPENWRLACQTLIKSSAVILTKPQSPPSNLEELKKISENKKLPR; this is encoded by the coding sequence ATGGCAACTATTAGATTTATCCGCGAGGACTTAGAGGTTCAATGCAATCCTGGCGAAAATTTAAGGGAACTAGTAATGAAAGAGAACTTACAGCTTTATGGACTAAAGGGAATTTTAGGAAATTGTGGAGGAGCAGGACAATGTAGTACCTGTTTCATTTCTGTTGAAGGAGGAAGTAAAAATTCATTAAGCCCTCTTACATCAGTCGAAGAAGAAAAACTTAAAAATAGACCTGAGAATTGGCGACTTGCCTGTCAAACATTAATAAAATCCTCAGCAGTAATTTTAACAAAACCACAATCTCCTCCTTCAAATTTGGAAGAACTTAAAAAAATTAGCGAAAATAAAAAATTACCTCGCTAA
- the psbM gene encoding photosystem II reaction center protein PsbM — translation METTNFGFVASLLFVGVPTIFLIGLFISTQDGEKSSFYSESSKGRLGPKR, via the coding sequence ATGGAAACAACTAACTTTGGATTCGTAGCTAGTCTTTTATTTGTAGGGGTGCCAACAATATTCCTCATAGGTTTATTTATTTCTACTCAAGATGGCGAAAAATCAAGCTTCTATTCTGAATCTAGTAAAGGTAGGCTTGGCCCAAAGCGTTAA